The following are from one region of the Methanospirillum hungatei genome:
- a CDS encoding dipeptidase has product MMIPDKIILLLLLIAGFIQISSGCTIFVVTPGASEDGKMYVGHTNDGYGPGLVGPSPDEEFSKLVYIPAKDYPKGAMRTVSYDTKSGGDIAGEWTRGILPPTGFIPEISHTHGYLASAYAIMNEEGLMCSEATDYAKTNPEYDPKGRIFYSSELSNIALERCKTPREAISTVAELIDSYGYYGYGETLVFANGTEAWIMEMCGAPDWTGGIWAAQKVKDGEVFAGGNIFRIGPIDPTNPDQMISENAKEIAEQNGWTVEENGRFNFANTYSAGEFTHPYHTFGRIWSIYNRIAPSAKTSAVFSDWKEKSYPFSIIPDHQLNKTEIFSLFRDHYEGTDWDLTSGIAAGPFGDPYRERGPVDEQEGTIAERIVPGAWPYPVSAITCGYSYICESGKNQTAPVPGICWFGFAQPYETCYIPVFPTISELSEVFYQGNRSVYDQTYGYWPFSTVTNWARLRYDSMIPIIREKQKEIETREIEDVLNVSKKGREIMNSSGKDAARTYLTDYTRENAEQVMRDWWNLSDSLIIRYSNGMIWDPVEKADSLAGYPDWWYNISRYQYGPRVYDISGLEEISGLQYVNSTIYESSDSFPWR; this is encoded by the coding sequence ATGATGATCCCGGATAAAATTATACTCCTTCTCCTTCTTATCGCCGGATTTATTCAAATCTCATCCGGATGCACGATATTTGTTGTCACTCCCGGAGCAAGTGAAGATGGAAAAATGTATGTAGGTCACACCAATGACGGATATGGTCCGGGACTAGTTGGTCCAAGCCCGGATGAAGAATTCTCTAAATTGGTCTATATTCCCGCAAAGGACTATCCGAAAGGTGCGATGAGAACCGTCTCCTATGATACAAAATCAGGGGGAGATATTGCCGGAGAATGGACCAGGGGAATACTCCCGCCAACGGGATTTATCCCGGAGATATCGCATACTCATGGCTATCTTGCTTCTGCATATGCGATAATGAATGAAGAGGGACTCATGTGTTCTGAAGCAACAGACTATGCAAAAACCAATCCGGAATATGATCCCAAAGGTAGGATCTTCTATAGCTCTGAACTCTCTAATATTGCCCTTGAACGGTGTAAAACACCACGTGAAGCAATATCCACAGTTGCTGAACTTATCGATTCTTATGGATATTACGGGTATGGGGAAACCCTTGTCTTTGCTAATGGCACTGAAGCATGGATAATGGAGATGTGCGGAGCTCCGGATTGGACCGGCGGTATCTGGGCTGCACAAAAGGTAAAAGACGGAGAAGTCTTTGCCGGGGGAAACATCTTCCGGATAGGACCGATAGATCCAACCAATCCAGACCAGATGATTTCAGAAAATGCGAAAGAAATTGCAGAACAAAACGGATGGACTGTTGAAGAAAACGGACGATTCAATTTTGCCAATACCTATTCTGCCGGAGAATTCACCCACCCCTATCATACATTCGGGAGGATATGGAGTATCTATAACCGAATCGCTCCTTCTGCCAAAACTTCGGCAGTATTCTCGGACTGGAAGGAAAAATCCTATCCGTTTTCCATTATCCCGGACCATCAATTAAATAAAACAGAGATATTCAGCCTGTTTCGTGATCATTACGAAGGAACAGATTGGGATCTGACATCAGGAATTGCTGCAGGACCCTTTGGAGATCCGTATCGTGAACGGGGGCCGGTTGATGAACAGGAGGGCACAATCGCTGAGAGGATTGTTCCGGGTGCCTGGCCATACCCGGTATCAGCAATAACCTGTGGATATAGTTATATCTGTGAATCCGGAAAGAACCAGACCGCTCCGGTTCCCGGTATCTGCTGGTTCGGGTTTGCCCAGCCTTATGAAACCTGCTATATCCCGGTATTCCCAACAATAAGCGAACTTTCCGAGGTCTTTTACCAGGGGAACCGCTCCGTATACGACCAGACATATGGATACTGGCCATTTTCCACCGTCACCAACTGGGCCAGGCTCAGGTATGATTCGATGATTCCTATTATCCGGGAAAAGCAAAAAGAGATAGAAACCAGGGAGATTGAGGATGTTTTAAACGTCTCGAAAAAGGGTCGGGAGATTATGAATTCTTCAGGGAAGGATGCGGCCCGAACATATCTGACCGATTATACACGGGAAAATGCAGAACAGGTAATGAGAGACTGGTGGAATCTGTCAGATTCACTTATCATCAGGTATTCTAATGGAATGATCTGGGATCCGGTGGAAAAGGCAGATAGTCTTGCCGGGTACCCGGACTGGTGGTATAATATTTCCAGATACCAATACGGGCCACGGGTGTATGACATTTCCGGACTAGAAGAGATTTCCGGACTTCAATATGTGAATAGTACGATATATGAGTCGTCGGATTCATTTCCATGGAGATAA
- a CDS encoding cation-translocating P-type ATPase — translation MTLPDIETIQGLSSTQVSDRIRTFGYNELPEHKKDGIIDILLEVFKEPMFLLLVASGLIYFFLGDITEAVMLMSFVLVIIGITVYQERKTERALDALRNLSSPRALVIRDGEQRRIAGREVVPGDILIISEGDRVPADGILLSSNNITVDESLLTGESVPVRKIPWTEGLKEQAPGGDDLPYIYSGTLVVQGQALAEVRTTGSGTEMGKIGMVLQEVGRGDTRLKLEISTMVKVIATCGLLLCLIIVIIYGIGRGDWISGLLAGITLAMAILPEEFPVVLTVFLALGAWRISQKQVLTRQVPAIETLGSASVLCVDKTGTLTLNKMTVQSFFAHDEFCDYDGVGENSVPDYCHELSEYAILACKKDPFDPMEKALVQLSEGDFGKTEHIHKDWKLITEYPLSSELLAMSNVWQSPDGHEFTIAAKGAPEAIGDLCHFSKQEQKKLAKQIDIMASRGLRILGVAKSSFSRSELPSIQHDFIFTFLGLIGFADPVRPEISKAVNECYAAGIRIIMITGDYPRTAQNIANQIGLMNADNYLIGADLDRLSDEELKERLKTATLFARAVPEQKLRIVNALKANHEVVAMTGDGVNDAPALKSADIGIAMGGRGTDVAREASSLVLLDDNFTSIVSAVRIGRRIYDNLKKAMAYIFSIHIPIAGMSLIPVLFDMPLILMPMHIVFLELIIDPTCSIVFEAEKEEQDIMNRLPRSADERLFTPKTLFLSLMQGFVVLGVVLLVYLHSLMSGLGETEVRTMTFITIVLANLLLILTNRSWSETVISTIRTPNKAMGWVFFGTISSLVLILTVPALRDIFRFSLISAEGIVTCVLAAGVSVLWFEAWKLWNLRKNQTSHYLQGI, via the coding sequence ATGACACTTCCGGATATTGAGACCATACAAGGACTATCCAGTACCCAGGTATCAGACCGGATAAGGACATTTGGATATAACGAACTTCCGGAACACAAAAAAGACGGCATTATTGACATTCTTCTTGAGGTTTTCAAAGAGCCGATGTTCCTCCTTCTGGTAGCGAGTGGTCTTATCTACTTTTTCCTCGGCGATATCACTGAAGCCGTCATGCTGATGAGCTTTGTGCTGGTTATTATCGGAATTACGGTATACCAGGAGCGAAAGACTGAACGGGCTCTTGATGCACTCCGAAATCTCTCCAGTCCACGGGCTCTTGTCATCAGAGACGGTGAACAGAGACGGATTGCAGGACGGGAGGTTGTTCCGGGTGATATTCTCATCATTTCCGAAGGAGATAGGGTTCCTGCGGACGGGATTCTCCTCTCATCAAACAATATCACGGTTGATGAATCACTCCTCACCGGTGAATCGGTTCCGGTACGAAAGATTCCCTGGACTGAAGGACTGAAAGAGCAGGCTCCAGGAGGCGATGATCTGCCATACATATATTCAGGAACCCTTGTGGTGCAGGGTCAGGCCCTTGCAGAAGTCAGAACCACCGGCTCAGGGACAGAGATGGGGAAGATAGGGATGGTTCTTCAGGAGGTCGGACGAGGCGATACCAGGCTGAAACTGGAGATATCCACGATGGTGAAGGTCATCGCCACATGCGGCCTTCTCCTGTGCCTTATCATCGTCATCATCTATGGAATTGGCCGGGGAGACTGGATATCAGGGCTTCTTGCAGGAATTACTCTTGCCATGGCAATTCTTCCGGAAGAGTTCCCGGTGGTTTTAACTGTTTTTCTCGCACTTGGTGCATGGAGAATCTCACAAAAGCAGGTGCTGACACGGCAGGTTCCTGCAATTGAAACCCTGGGCTCTGCATCAGTTCTGTGCGTAGACAAGACCGGAACGCTCACCCTCAATAAAATGACCGTGCAATCCTTTTTTGCACACGATGAATTTTGTGACTATGATGGAGTTGGTGAAAATTCTGTTCCTGATTATTGTCATGAATTGTCTGAATACGCTATTCTTGCCTGTAAAAAAGATCCCTTTGATCCCATGGAGAAAGCACTCGTTCAGCTTTCTGAAGGAGATTTTGGGAAAACAGAGCATATTCATAAAGACTGGAAGCTCATTACCGAATATCCCCTCTCATCTGAACTCCTGGCGATGTCAAATGTGTGGCAGTCTCCAGACGGCCATGAGTTTACCATTGCTGCCAAGGGAGCTCCGGAAGCGATTGGTGACCTATGTCATTTTTCAAAGCAGGAGCAGAAAAAACTCGCAAAACAGATAGATATCATGGCATCACGGGGTCTTCGGATTCTTGGAGTTGCAAAGTCATCTTTTTCGCGTTCTGAACTCCCCAGTATCCAGCATGATTTTATATTCACTTTTCTTGGCCTGATAGGATTTGCCGATCCGGTCAGACCGGAAATTTCTAAAGCGGTGAATGAATGCTATGCTGCAGGTATCAGGATCATCATGATTACAGGTGACTATCCCCGTACAGCCCAGAACATCGCAAACCAGATAGGGCTTATGAATGCTGATAATTACCTGATCGGAGCAGATTTGGACAGGTTATCAGATGAGGAACTCAAAGAACGACTCAAAACTGCGACCCTCTTTGCACGAGCCGTTCCAGAGCAGAAACTGCGGATCGTCAATGCTCTCAAGGCAAATCATGAGGTTGTGGCTATGACCGGTGACGGGGTGAATGATGCTCCGGCCCTGAAATCTGCTGATATCGGTATTGCCATGGGAGGGAGGGGCACTGATGTTGCCAGGGAAGCTTCTTCCCTCGTCCTCCTTGATGATAATTTCACTTCTATCGTCTCTGCAGTTAGAATTGGACGAAGAATTTATGATAACCTCAAAAAGGCAATGGCTTATATCTTCTCTATCCACATTCCAATCGCCGGAATGTCACTCATTCCCGTCCTTTTTGATATGCCACTTATTCTCATGCCCATGCATATCGTTTTCCTTGAACTCATCATCGATCCAACTTGTTCAATTGTTTTTGAGGCAGAAAAGGAAGAACAGGATATCATGAACCGGCTGCCCCGATCTGCGGATGAACGGCTCTTTACACCAAAAACCCTCTTTCTCAGTCTGATGCAGGGATTTGTTGTCCTGGGTGTTGTGTTACTTGTGTATCTTCATTCCCTGATGAGCGGGCTTGGCGAGACAGAGGTTCGGACCATGACCTTTATCACCATCGTACTTGCAAACCTGCTTCTTATCCTGACCAACCGGTCCTGGTCAGAGACGGTAATCTCCACGATTCGGACACCAAATAAGGCGATGGGATGGGTATTTTTCGGAACGATTAGCAGCCTTGTCCTGATCCTTACAGTACCGGCACTCCGGGATATCTTCAGGTTTTCCCTGATATCAGCCGAAGGAATTGTCACCTGTGTGTTAGCTGCCGGAGTAAGTGTGCTCTGGTTTGAGGCCTGGAAACTTTGGAACTTACGAAAAAATCAGACCTCCCATTATTTACAGGGAATTTAA
- a CDS encoding DUF2202 domain-containing protein: MNTFYLKRKNPEIQALADALAEQGAQSLTDALKAGVAIEETDIADLDKAIANTTRPDIIQVYTNLRNGSENHLSAFTSQLS; the protein is encoded by the coding sequence ATGAACACTTTCTATCTAAAAAGAAAGAATCCGGAGATTCAGGCACTGGCAGATGCCCTGGCAGAGCAGGGAGCACAATCGCTGACTGACGCACTCAAAGCAGGGGTAGCAATTGAAGAGACAGATATTGCAGATCTTGACAAGGCTATCGCAAATACCACCCGGCCGGATATAATCCAGGTATATACCAATCTCCGGAACGGATCAGAGAATCACCTGAGTGCATTTACCAGCCAACTCTCTTAA
- a CDS encoding ABC transporter substrate-binding protein, translating into MQHPENHNHLLIYAHLRDYPNNCKKPKAHLGNLQQPNIPFVLFIISLFFICILQTPASAVENQTFTCGIILPLSGEMNASGIALLQGIEIATDEINNNGGAAGHQISLRIADDEGSPSKALSLFNEMKNDGIPAVIGSYSTSITLPMAEETKNSEDIILISPRANGEPLYGISPRFYQINAPFFTVTQFVSDWLSYTAERVAIIYIDDEYGRSVLSGLESGLKTHSIPISGSFPITNEDTDFSGIFNTILNDAPDSIVISVYDSRQIPIIRNLSDAGYRGQVILTETGYINLLENEESEFLSMFSLFMIPSHSYLVPGERTDRFVKSFKDRFGQDPERTIAGYGYDSMMVLAYAIRLGSENGTISADSIQKGLDESRYYGITGPKTFDSYHTVPPVLDRWFFKDDKFILLMTSLT; encoded by the coding sequence ATGCAGCATCCTGAAAATCACAATCATTTATTGATTTATGCTCATTTACGTGATTATCCAAATAATTGTAAAAAACCAAAGGCACATTTGGGGAATCTACAACAACCGAACATCCCTTTTGTTCTGTTCATAATTAGCTTGTTTTTCATCTGCATTCTCCAGACTCCTGCTTCAGCAGTTGAAAACCAAACATTTACCTGTGGAATCATTCTTCCTTTGAGTGGAGAGATGAATGCTTCAGGAATCGCTCTCCTTCAGGGTATTGAAATTGCAACCGATGAGATAAATAATAACGGAGGAGCAGCTGGTCATCAGATTTCTCTTCGTATCGCTGATGATGAAGGGTCTCCATCGAAGGCTTTAAGTCTATTTAATGAGATGAAAAACGATGGGATTCCTGCTGTTATCGGTTCATATTCTACCAGTATCACCCTTCCGATGGCAGAAGAGACCAAAAATTCAGAGGATATAATTCTCATCTCTCCCCGAGCAAATGGTGAACCACTGTATGGAATTTCACCACGGTTTTACCAGATAAATGCACCATTCTTCACTGTTACTCAATTTGTGTCTGACTGGCTGTCATATACAGCGGAACGGGTTGCTATAATCTATATTGATGATGAATATGGAAGATCTGTTCTGAGCGGCCTTGAATCAGGTCTTAAGACACATTCGATCCCAATTTCAGGATCATTCCCCATAACCAACGAAGATACAGATTTTTCTGGCATTTTCAATACAATACTTAACGATGCACCAGACTCCATTGTAATCAGTGTATATGATTCCAGACAGATTCCTATCATCAGAAATCTTTCCGATGCAGGTTACCGTGGTCAGGTGATATTGACAGAAACAGGGTATATCAATTTACTTGAAAATGAGGAATCAGAATTTTTATCGATGTTTTCACTCTTTATGATCCCATCTCATTCCTATCTGGTTCCTGGAGAACGGACTGACAGGTTTGTGAAATCATTTAAGGACAGATTTGGTCAGGACCCTGAACGAACCATTGCCGGATATGGATATGATTCCATGATGGTTCTCGCATATGCGATCCGGCTTGGTTCAGAAAATGGAACTATTTCTGCCGATTCAATACAAAAAGGACTAGATGAATCCAGGTACTATGGTATTACCGGACCAAAAACGTTTGATTCGTACCATACCGTCCCTCCAGTCCTGGACCGCTGGTTTTTCAAAGACGACAAATTTATCCTGTTGATGACGTCACTGACCTGA
- a CDS encoding SPFH domain-containing protein: MNQNTNVIEWKDPGTEELLFSFPDENIRWGSSLVVKEWEYAIFIRDGKLFDVFKSGRYILSTQNVPLLTRTYNFLLGYKETPFKVNVIFVSRKIFNGRWGVRSMVKAAEGFKAPIPLMSHGNFQFRIDDPVLFLTQVVGGDSSLNTALMNEYLKGFLNEKLIQEFAKYTYMDVFSQMEKTSTRVMVNISDLMKQRGVELISLNIENVDTEEQYKEDLYKFERFRSQGGFEYRKFETMDKMAESIGTSGGAGIGAGMVLFPQMYQNLMSNQGTVLCPSCNFSIQPGTRFCPQCGNEIMPKESGPRPSTHPPVHNSMCICPFCGTELRFAKTPKFCPYCKENIEPV, encoded by the coding sequence ATGAATCAGAATACGAATGTTATTGAATGGAAAGACCCGGGGACTGAAGAACTGCTCTTTAGTTTTCCTGATGAGAATATCCGGTGGGGTTCTTCACTTGTCGTAAAAGAATGGGAATACGCCATTTTCATACGGGATGGAAAATTATTTGATGTTTTCAAATCCGGCAGATATATACTGAGCACACAAAATGTGCCTCTTCTTACCCGGACCTATAATTTCTTACTTGGATACAAGGAGACACCGTTTAAAGTTAATGTAATCTTCGTTTCCCGGAAAATTTTTAACGGTAGATGGGGTGTCCGTTCGATGGTAAAAGCAGCTGAAGGATTTAAAGCCCCTATTCCATTGATGTCACATGGTAATTTCCAGTTTAGAATTGATGACCCAGTCTTGTTTTTAACCCAGGTGGTAGGGGGGGATAGTTCTCTGAATACGGCACTGATGAATGAATATTTGAAAGGATTTTTAAATGAAAAACTGATTCAGGAATTTGCGAAATATACGTATATGGATGTCTTTTCCCAGATGGAAAAGACTTCAACAAGGGTAATGGTCAATATTTCTGATTTAATGAAGCAGAGAGGAGTGGAACTCATTTCCTTGAATATTGAGAATGTTGATACTGAAGAACAGTATAAAGAAGATCTCTATAAGTTTGAACGATTCAGATCTCAGGGAGGTTTTGAATATCGAAAGTTCGAGACAATGGATAAAATGGCAGAATCTATTGGTACGTCCGGTGGTGCCGGAATTGGGGCTGGTATGGTGCTTTTTCCTCAGATGTACCAGAATCTTATGTCAAATCAGGGCACCGTTTTGTGTCCTAGCTGTAATTTCTCGATTCAGCCGGGTACCAGGTTTTGTCCTCAGTGTGGAAATGAGATTATGCCAAAAGAGTCCGGACCCAGACCTTCCACTCATCCACCGGTACATAATTCAATGTGTATCTGTCCGTTCTGTGGAACAGAACTTCGATTTGCAAAAACTCCAAAATTCTGTCCGTATTGTAAGGAGAATATCGAACCTGTTTAG
- a CDS encoding C13 family peptidase, which produces MPRKPDKTLFNILIIVLFFLIFMPGVTSGAEDPVYVGVLLPLSGSDGQNLHDALQLAKEQINAGGGIGGRPLEFILRDTHTGDLITYAKYLVKDPRIRIVIGPHTSEELFLISDLFVKNQKVLISPTASSDEIYRAYAGTGYVWRTIANDGDITSAVMQHIKAHNGEKVAVLTINSSYGKTFYDWIPYWAIENGISITGVEDYSDLEEIPDAIEHLISQNPDYLIFVHSGSVVEIGTVFLTLNAMNASTHLYFIYPDVDEQGQIWERLDPGTLGFLLATGLWKTGSVSMISTQLPDDTLMLMSKPWATDFSQEYHTISNTSRSDFVPEVYDAVLVAAAVMARFTAYPDKSPGNAAKSILTNETGDTCDRSETGFQSAFNKIQGGEIPVMTGVTGPLSYRKEGVDRQVPWYETYRIEEGKVIADPIPYQFREKSGSGMDLSDTLSDTTQPTDKDLPTGDYWAVIGALTRDWVNYRHQADALTMYTYLREKGVPDDHIILLVFDDIPQDRLNKKPGEVYHTPGEEEVRKQANPDYIGENVNKQMLIDILSGTGIENDEPILRSNENSTVLIYLSSHGAPGGNLVLGDGDEQISAKEISTVLDNMAKNKRFGRMFVVLESCFSGVLASDVKTPRVLVLAASAEDETSKSTTYDSELSAWLSDEFTNELISLLRSSDRPFTLRHLYQQLYYNVRSSHPSITRGNESLDVPVHLFFGGDNNAAS; this is translated from the coding sequence ATGCCCAGGAAACCAGATAAAACACTTTTTAATATATTAATTATTGTTCTCTTCTTCCTGATTTTCATGCCGGGAGTAACATCAGGAGCAGAGGATCCTGTTTATGTGGGAGTTTTACTTCCCTTAAGTGGTTCGGATGGACAAAACCTTCATGATGCATTACAACTTGCCAAGGAACAAATCAACGCTGGTGGAGGGATTGGTGGAAGACCACTTGAATTTATCCTGAGGGATACCCATACCGGGGATCTCATAACCTATGCGAAATATTTAGTAAAAGATCCCAGAATTAGGATTGTTATTGGACCACACACATCAGAAGAACTCTTTTTGATCTCAGATCTATTTGTCAAAAACCAGAAAGTTTTGATATCTCCTACTGCATCATCAGATGAGATATATCGTGCTTATGCTGGAACAGGCTATGTATGGAGAACGATAGCTAATGATGGTGACATTACATCTGCGGTCATGCAACATATTAAAGCACATAATGGGGAAAAAGTAGCCGTCCTCACTATCAATAGTTCATATGGGAAGACATTTTATGACTGGATACCATATTGGGCGATAGAAAACGGAATATCTATCACCGGAGTTGAAGATTATTCTGATCTTGAGGAAATCCCTGATGCGATAGAACATCTCATTTCACAAAATCCGGATTATCTGATTTTTGTCCACTCAGGCTCTGTAGTTGAGATTGGAACAGTTTTTCTCACGCTCAATGCCATGAATGCATCAACTCACCTATATTTCATCTATCCTGATGTTGATGAACAGGGGCAGATCTGGGAACGATTAGATCCCGGAACACTTGGATTTCTCCTGGCTACAGGTCTTTGGAAAACAGGTTCTGTTAGCATGATATCAACACAGCTCCCTGATGATACTCTTATGCTGATGTCAAAACCCTGGGCCACAGATTTTTCTCAGGAATATCATACAATATCTAATACCAGCCGGTCTGATTTTGTTCCTGAAGTTTATGATGCAGTCCTTGTTGCAGCAGCAGTTATGGCACGATTTACAGCCTACCCAGATAAATCACCAGGGAATGCAGCAAAATCTATTCTAACCAATGAAACGGGAGATACATGTGATCGAAGTGAAACGGGTTTTCAATCAGCATTCAATAAAATTCAGGGGGGAGAAATTCCCGTTATGACCGGGGTTACCGGCCCGCTTTCGTATCGGAAAGAAGGAGTAGACAGACAAGTACCCTGGTATGAAACCTACCGTATCGAGGAAGGAAAGGTGATTGCCGATCCGATACCATACCAATTTCGTGAGAAATCAGGTTCAGGTATGGATCTGTCAGATACCCTTTCTGATACTACCCAACCAACTGATAAGGATCTCCCGACTGGTGATTACTGGGCAGTCATCGGTGCATTAACACGGGATTGGGTAAATTACCGGCATCAGGCTGATGCCCTGACCATGTATACCTATCTAAGAGAGAAGGGAGTTCCGGATGATCATATCATCTTGCTTGTGTTTGATGATATTCCTCAGGACCGCCTGAATAAAAAACCCGGTGAAGTTTATCATACTCCAGGTGAAGAAGAGGTCCGTAAACAGGCGAATCCAGATTACATTGGAGAGAACGTCAATAAACAGATGCTCATAGATATTCTCTCAGGGACCGGGATAGAAAATGATGAACCAATTTTACGTTCAAATGAAAATTCAACCGTTCTGATTTATCTTTCATCACATGGAGCTCCAGGAGGAAACCTGGTACTCGGTGATGGAGATGAACAGATTTCTGCTAAAGAGATTTCAACGGTATTAGATAATATGGCGAAAAATAAGAGATTCGGACGAATGTTTGTAGTTCTAGAATCCTGTTTCAGTGGCGTTCTCGCATCGGACGTGAAAACTCCCAGAGTTCTGGTTCTGGCTGCTTCTGCTGAAGATGAAACCTCAAAATCCACAACATATGATTCTGAGCTATCAGCCTGGCTTTCAGACGAATTCACGAATGAATTAATCTCGCTTCTTCGGAGTTCTGATCGACCGTTTACCCTCCGCCATCTCTATCAGCAACTTTATTACAATGTTCGTTCTTCTCATCCATCAATAACCAGAGGGAATGAATCATTGGACGTTCCGGTCCATCTGTTTTTTGGAGGAGATAACAATGCAGCATCCTGA
- a CDS encoding DUF2202 domain-containing protein, with amino-acid sequence MKKNYIFLILILVTLLIIIPASGVGQGYRIQFQGNQNSILPEPQDYNLSDIERSDLLFMRQEEQMAHDLYMVWYEKYSIPIFRNIADAETSHASEVQFLLDRYQVPSDMIGNLSYGYNNPEIQALADALAVGGV; translated from the coding sequence ATGAAAAAAAATTACATCTTCCTTATTCTCATCCTTGTAACTCTTCTGATCATCATCCCTGCATCTGGTGTCGGACAGGGGTATAGAATTCAATTCCAGGGAAATCAGAATAGTATCCTTCCGGAACCACAAGACTATAATCTTTCAGATATCGAAAGATCAGATCTCCTCTTTATGCGGCAGGAAGAACAAATGGCCCATGACCTCTACATGGTCTGGTATGAGAAGTATTCAATTCCTATCTTTAGGAATATCGCAGACGCCGAAACAAGCCATGCCAGTGAAGTTCAATTCCTCCTTGACAGATATCAGGTTCCTTCTGATATGATAGGAAACTTATCATATGGATATAATAATCCGGAGATTCAGGCACTGGCAGATGCCCTGGCAGTTGGGGGCGTATGA
- a CDS encoding DUF4405 domain-containing protein: protein MCNSPFPGLFHPLNQPVQRVNLNDCAFLYAQSFIVPILLRYGFPGFLIVKNPDAQVSRVGISGVGIMNRKTVIRLTSFLLLIATIICVVTGIMKWPGLISALGLTYRQVPVLLITEIHDWSGLLMTVLVMVHVYQFRGFIRRMARNLISSGVKQ from the coding sequence GTGTGTAACAGTCCATTTCCGGGTCTTTTTCACCCCCTGAACCAACCGGTTCAAAGGGTGAACCTGAATGATTGTGCTTTTTTATATGCTCAATCATTCATTGTTCCTATACTCCTCAGATACGGCTTTCCCGGGTTTCTCATTGTCAAGAATCCGGATGCTCAGGTAAGTCGTGTAGGGATAAGCGGAGTCGGAATTATGAATAGAAAGACAGTCATCAGATTAACCAGTTTTCTCCTCCTTATTGCAACCATCATCTGTGTGGTTACCGGTATTATGAAATGGCCCGGTCTGATATCTGCTCTGGGTCTGACATATCGCCAGGTTCCTGTGTTACTCATTACCGAGATCCATGACTGGTCAGGATTACTTATGACCGTTCTGGTAATGGTTCATGTATACCAGTTTCGAGGATTTATCCGGAGAATGGCCCGTAATCTGATTTCATCAGGAGTTAAACAATGA